The segment TCGGAACTGTAGCCGTCCCTTTTCGGGCTACTACACGAAAGTCGTCTTGGGCGCCTGAGACGATTCACCACGGCCGTCTGGCTTGATAATCTCGATCGTTTAGAGACATTCCCGAGCGGGACACATCCGTTAGCTGATTGTGTTGGTCGCGTAAGATATCTTTATGTATGTTACCATATAACTCGATACTTGAATGCATTTAGACAGCCACACGCGTCTGCGTCGACGCCGATTACTGCTGTTGCTCGGTGCCGGAGCGACGACGGGAATCGCCGGATGCTTCGAATCCGAGGAGACGTCCGAGGGCCCGGTAGACGGACGGACCGAATCGAACGTCATGATCGAGATGCGCGACGGCGTGGAACTCGCGACGGATATCTATCGACCGGCGGCCGACGGCGAGTATCCGGCCCTGCTGATGCGAACGCCCTACAACAAAGCCGAGGAAAGTATCCCTGCCGGGACCGACATCGCAGTCGAGAACGGGTATGCCGTCGTTTTACAGGACGTCCGTGGCCGATTCGATTCGGACGGGACGTTCGATCCGTTCGTCTTCGAAGCCGAAGACGGATACGATACGATCGAGTGGATCGCCGACCGATCGTGGAGCGACGGACAGGTCGGCATGCTGGGCAGTTCCTACGTCGGAATGACGACCTGGCAGGCGGCGTTGGCCGACCCGCCGGCCCTCGAGGCGATCGCTCCGATGATCACACCCAGCGATTACTACGAACACATCAAGTATCCCAGCGGCGCGTTCGAACTCGCCAGTGCGTTCGGGTGGACGATGCAGGTCATCTCTCAGGGAATGGAGGGCGGCCAACTCGAGGACGCCGATCCGGAAGCGATCGAGACGTTCACCGAGGAGGTCGCCGCGAATCCGATGGAGTACATGCGATACCGTCCCCTCGAGGAGATACCCAGCTTCGACGAACTCGCACCGTACTGGCACGACTGGCACCAGCACTCGACGTACGACGAGTTCTGGGCGGAACTCGACGTCACGAAGGGGATCGACGGCGTCGATCTCCCGGTCTTACACGCCGGCGGCTGGTACGATATCTTCTTGACCGGCCATACCGAGGTGTATCGCTCGATTCAGGACGACGGTAGCGAACGGATGCGCGAAAACCACCACATGATAATCGGCCCGTGGGACCACCTGACATTCGGAACGTCGGAGACGACCGTTGGAGACCGCGACTTCGGCGACCAGAGCGCGTCAACGATGGTGTCCGAACGGATTCTCCCCTGGTTCGACCACCACCTCAAGGGCGAAGAGACCGGGGCCACGAGGTACCCCGATGTCGAATACTTCCAGATGGGAGACGACGAGTGGCGCGAAGACACTCGGTGGCCGCCGGATCACGAGCCGACGACGTATTTCTTGACGAGCGACGACGGAGCGAACTCGAGACACGGCGACGGAAAACTGACCGAGTCGTCCGTAAAGTCCGGTTCAACCGTCGATAGTTACGAGTACGATCCCACAGATCCGGTTCCCTCTGTCGGCGGTCCAGTATTGAACCCAGCGGTCGTTCCGCCGGGGGTCAGGGATCAATCTACTGTCGAGGAACGCGCGGACGTGCTCGTCTACACGTCCGAAGCACTGCCGGAGCCGGTTTCTGTCGCCGGGCAACCGTCGGTCGCGCTTTTCGCCTCGAGTTCCGCACCGGACACCGACTTCACGGCGAAACTCGTCGACGTCGAGCCCGACGGATACGCCGCGAACATCACCGAAGGCGTCGTCCGCGCTCGCTACCGCGAGTCGCTTGAGGACCCGTCGTTCATGACGCCGGGAACCGTCTACGAGTTCGACCTCGACCTCTGGCCGACCGCACACACGTTCGCTCAGGGCCATCGCATCCGATTGGAACTGAGTAGCAGCAACTTTCCGCGGTTCGACCGCAATCCGAACGCAGAAATCGACGAGATTTCGAAAGCGACCGAAGACGACGTACAGTCTGCGACACAGCAGGTACTCCACGACGAGGACCGACGTTCTCGGCTGACGCTTCCAGTCGTCGATTGATCTCGGGCGCGCCGAGGGCGATTCGAACGCCGGCTGACGACGCGCTCGAGGTCGTCACCGAACTTCGAGTCGAGAAACTGCGTATGAAGAACGAATCGAGTCCGCCGTTCCGAATCTACCGAACCGAGTCGATCCGATCCGTTACTCCTCGAGTGGCAGTCCGTCGTACTCCTCGTCGAAGTCCTCGCGCAGGACCTTCTTGTTGAACTTCCCGGTCGTCGTCTTCGGGATCTCCTCGACGAAGACGATCTTATCGGGCATCCACCACTTCGGATAGCGCTCGCGGAGGTGCGCTCGGAGTTCGTCGCCGCTCACGTCATCTGCGGACGCGACGACGTAGGCGACCGGTCGTTCGTCCCACTTCTCGTGTTCGACGCTGATGACCGTCGCCTCCTCGACCGCGTCGTGGGCCATCAGTTCGTTCTCGAGTTCGATCGAGGAGATCCACTCGCCGCCGCTCTTGATGATGTCGTCGAGTCGGTCGACGACCTCTATGTAGCCGTACTCGTCGATGGTGCCGACGTCGCCGCTCTTGAACCAGCCGTCGTCGGTGAACGACTCGGCCGTGGCCTCCGGTCGGTTGTAGTACTCGTCGATGAGCCAGGGCGCGCGGGCCTGGATCTCGCCGGAGGATTCCCCGTCGTGGGGGACCTCCTCGCCGTTCTGGTCGCGCAGGCGGATCTGCACGCCTGGAGCGGGCAGTCCTGGTTTCATCTGCTGTTGATACTGGCCGCTCTCGTCTAATTCCTCCTTGACCTCGGTGGTGGTCATGGTGTTCACGAGGTTCGGCGCGGCCTCGGTCATCCCGTAGCCCTGGTAGATCGGCGCGCCGATCTCCTTGTCGAACTTCTCCATGAGCCACTCTGGGGGCGAACTGCCGCCGGTCAGGACCCGATCTAAGCTCTCGAGTTCGATGTCCTCGCGCTCGTCGTAGAAGCTGGCCATCTCGCGCCAGACCGTCGGGACGGCGGCGGTGATTGTGACGCCCTCCCGATCGATCAGTTCGGCGATCTGCTCGGAGTCGGTCTTCGGCCCCGGCAACACGAGTTTCGAGCCACACAGCGTCGCGGTGTAGGGCAGGCCCCAGCCGTTGACGTGGTACATCGGCACGACGGGCATGACGGCGTCGTTCTCGCTGATTTTGAAGACGTCGATGTGGCTGTGGGTCAGCGTGTGCAGGTAGATGTTCCGATGGGTGTAGGCGACGCCCTTCGGGAGTCCGGTCGTCCCGGAGGTGTAGCAGATGCCCGCCTCCCGTTCCTCGTCGATCTCCGGCCACTCGTAGTCGGTCTCGTGACCGTCGAGGAGCTCCTCGTAGGACTGGATCGGCTCGAGGTCTGTCTCGGGCACCTCGTCGTCGAGGACGACGTAGTGCTCGACGGTCTCGAACTGATCCGCGACGTTCTCGACGGTCTCGACGAACGCTGGATCGACGAAGACGACCTCGTCTTCGGCCTCGTTGACGATCTCGACGATGTGCTCGTCGGGGAGCATGTGGTTCGTCATGTGGATGCTCCGGCCGCTACAGGACAACCCGAAGTAGAGCTCGTAGTGGCGGTGGTGGTTGATCGCCATCACCGACGCCCGGCTGCCCATCTCGAGGCCGAGTTCGTCGAGCGCGTTCGCGAGCTGAGCCATTCGATCCGCCGCCTCGTTGTACGTGTAGCGATGGGTCGTTCCGTCTTCTTCCTCCGAGACGATCTCCTTGTGGCCGAACTGGGAGACCGCCCGATCGAGCATGACCTGCAGCGTGAGTTCGTAGTCTTTCATTGTGCGTCACCTCGTGGGACGAACCGATAAAAGACCCGTTCTGACGCACTCCCTCCCTCGACGTCGACGATCTTCAGCGAGACCGGATCGCCGATCTCGAGGTCGTCGTATCGAGCGCCGTCGATTCGCGCCGAGAGCTTGATCTC is part of the Halostagnicola kamekurae genome and harbors:
- a CDS encoding long-chain fatty acid--CoA ligase, whose amino-acid sequence is MKDYELTLQVMLDRAVSQFGHKEIVSEEEDGTTHRYTYNEAADRMAQLANALDELGLEMGSRASVMAINHHRHYELYFGLSCSGRSIHMTNHMLPDEHIVEIVNEAEDEVVFVDPAFVETVENVADQFETVEHYVVLDDEVPETDLEPIQSYEELLDGHETDYEWPEIDEEREAGICYTSGTTGLPKGVAYTHRNIYLHTLTHSHIDVFKISENDAVMPVVPMYHVNGWGLPYTATLCGSKLVLPGPKTDSEQIAELIDREGVTITAAVPTVWREMASFYDEREDIELESLDRVLTGGSSPPEWLMEKFDKEIGAPIYQGYGMTEAAPNLVNTMTTTEVKEELDESGQYQQQMKPGLPAPGVQIRLRDQNGEEVPHDGESSGEIQARAPWLIDEYYNRPEATAESFTDDGWFKSGDVGTIDEYGYIEVVDRLDDIIKSGGEWISSIELENELMAHDAVEEATVISVEHEKWDERPVAYVVASADDVSGDELRAHLRERYPKWWMPDKIVFVEEIPKTTTGKFNKKVLREDFDEEYDGLPLEE
- a CDS encoding CocE/NonD family hydrolase, with translation MHLDSHTRLRRRRLLLLLGAGATTGIAGCFESEETSEGPVDGRTESNVMIEMRDGVELATDIYRPAADGEYPALLMRTPYNKAEESIPAGTDIAVENGYAVVLQDVRGRFDSDGTFDPFVFEAEDGYDTIEWIADRSWSDGQVGMLGSSYVGMTTWQAALADPPALEAIAPMITPSDYYEHIKYPSGAFELASAFGWTMQVISQGMEGGQLEDADPEAIETFTEEVAANPMEYMRYRPLEEIPSFDELAPYWHDWHQHSTYDEFWAELDVTKGIDGVDLPVLHAGGWYDIFLTGHTEVYRSIQDDGSERMRENHHMIIGPWDHLTFGTSETTVGDRDFGDQSASTMVSERILPWFDHHLKGEETGATRYPDVEYFQMGDDEWREDTRWPPDHEPTTYFLTSDDGANSRHGDGKLTESSVKSGSTVDSYEYDPTDPVPSVGGPVLNPAVVPPGVRDQSTVEERADVLVYTSEALPEPVSVAGQPSVALFASSSAPDTDFTAKLVDVEPDGYAANITEGVVRARYRESLEDPSFMTPGTVYEFDLDLWPTAHTFAQGHRIRLELSSSNFPRFDRNPNAEIDEISKATEDDVQSATQQVLHDEDRRSRLTLPVVD